A single Streptomyces mirabilis DNA region contains:
- a CDS encoding peptidylprolyl isomerase — protein sequence MAEQLYATLKTNQGDIEVRLLPNHTPKTVRNFVELATGEREWINPETGEKSTDKLYDGTVFHRVISGFMIQGGDPLGNGTGGPGYQFEDEFHPELAFDKPYLLAMANAGPGTNGSQFFITVSPTAWLTRKHTIFGEVTNAASQKVVDTIASTQTNPRTDRPVNDVVIESVVVETRKG from the coding sequence GTGGCCGAGCAGCTTTACGCCACCCTGAAGACCAACCAAGGCGACATCGAAGTCCGGCTCCTGCCGAACCACACGCCCAAGACGGTCCGGAACTTTGTAGAGCTTGCCACGGGCGAGCGTGAGTGGATCAACCCGGAGACGGGTGAGAAGTCCACCGACAAGCTCTACGACGGCACGGTCTTCCACCGGGTGATCAGCGGATTCATGATCCAGGGCGGTGACCCGCTGGGCAACGGCACCGGCGGCCCCGGTTACCAGTTCGAGGACGAATTCCACCCGGAGCTCGCCTTCGACAAGCCGTACCTGCTGGCCATGGCCAACGCCGGCCCCGGTACCAACGGCTCGCAGTTCTTCATCACCGTCTCCCCGACGGCCTGGCTGACCCGCAAGCACACCATCTTCGGCGAGGTCACCAACGCGGCCAGCCAGAAGGTCGTGGACACCATCGCGAGCACCCAGACGAACCCGCGCACCGACCGCCCGGTCAACGACGTCGTCATCGAGTCGGTCGTCGTCGAGACCCGCAAGGGCTGA
- a CDS encoding class E sortase, producing the protein MRVLVRTVSELCITVGTLIVLFVVYVLFWTGVKADSEMNHQIDQLQKQWSKGSVAQQSKAPPTGPATGNPNAPAAKTTESPKAPGPYAYGKPFAVMYIPRLGFTWNKPVLEGTGTSVLQKGLGHYRGTAQLGQVGNFAVAGHRRTYGDPFKDFPQLRRGDAVVLTDGTTWFTYRIDKGPYKTVPTDVEVIDPVPRKSGYTAPGRYLTLTTCDPEWGHSHRLIVWAHLDSTQPVEAGKPQALRR; encoded by the coding sequence GTGCGAGTGCTCGTCCGGACAGTGAGCGAACTGTGCATCACCGTCGGCACGCTCATCGTGCTCTTCGTGGTCTACGTCCTGTTCTGGACGGGCGTGAAGGCCGACAGCGAGATGAACCACCAGATCGACCAACTCCAGAAGCAGTGGTCGAAGGGATCGGTCGCACAGCAGTCGAAGGCGCCCCCGACCGGCCCGGCAACCGGGAACCCGAACGCTCCGGCGGCGAAAACGACCGAGAGCCCGAAGGCCCCGGGCCCCTACGCCTACGGCAAGCCCTTCGCGGTGATGTACATCCCACGTCTTGGTTTCACGTGGAACAAGCCCGTGCTCGAAGGCACCGGCACGAGCGTCCTGCAGAAGGGGCTCGGGCACTACCGGGGGACGGCCCAGCTCGGGCAGGTGGGGAACTTCGCCGTCGCGGGGCACCGGCGCACGTACGGCGACCCGTTCAAGGACTTTCCCCAGCTGCGCAGGGGGGACGCGGTGGTGCTGACCGACGGGACGACCTGGTTCACGTATCGGATCGACAAAGGCCCCTACAAAACAGTGCCTACGGACGTTGAGGTGATCGATCCTGTGCCACGTAAGTCCGGGTACACGGCTCCGGGCCGCTATCTCACGCTGACCACGTGCGATCCGGAGTGGGGACACAGCCATCGGCTGATCGTCTGGGCACATCTGGATTCCACGCAGCCCGTGGAGGCCGGGAAACCTCAGGCGCTACGCCGTTAG
- a CDS encoding DUF881 domain-containing protein has product MSNSADSPGTGSSPAVTRRFRPVRVLTVAVFALAGLIFFTSFNTAKGTNIRTDASMLKLSDLIQERSHKNASLDESNGVLRAEVDTLAGRENGGSKADTAKLAALEKNTGTQKLKGKAVTVTLNDAPPNATAKLPGYPEPQPDYLVIHQQDLQAVVNALWLGGAQGIKVMDQRLISTSAVRCVGNTLILQGRVYSPPYKITAIGDPQKLQKALADSAAIQNYMVYVNVYGLGWKVEENGTVTLPGYSGTVDLHYAKPVE; this is encoded by the coding sequence TTGAGCAATTCTGCCGACTCCCCCGGGACGGGTTCCAGTCCTGCCGTTACGCGCCGTTTCCGGCCCGTACGTGTACTCACCGTCGCCGTCTTCGCGCTCGCCGGGCTGATCTTCTTCACCAGCTTCAACACGGCCAAGGGCACCAATATCCGCACGGACGCGTCCATGCTGAAGCTCTCCGACCTCATTCAGGAGCGCAGCCACAAGAACGCGTCGCTGGACGAGTCCAACGGCGTCCTGCGCGCCGAGGTCGACACGCTCGCCGGGCGGGAGAACGGCGGCAGCAAGGCCGACACCGCCAAGCTCGCCGCGCTGGAGAAGAACACCGGCACCCAGAAGCTCAAGGGCAAGGCCGTCACGGTCACCCTCAACGACGCCCCGCCGAACGCCACGGCCAAGCTGCCTGGCTACCCCGAGCCGCAGCCCGATTATCTGGTCATCCACCAGCAGGACCTGCAGGCCGTGGTGAACGCCCTGTGGCTGGGTGGCGCCCAGGGCATCAAGGTGATGGACCAGCGGCTGATCTCCACCAGCGCCGTGCGTTGTGTCGGCAACACCCTGATCCTCCAGGGCCGGGTCTACTCGCCCCCGTACAAGATCACCGCGATCGGTGACCCCCAGAAGCTCCAGAAGGCCCTTGCCGACTCTGCGGCGATCCAGAACTACATGGTGTACGTCAACGTCTACGGGCTCGGCTGGAAAGTCGAGGAGAACGGAACGGTGACTCTTCCCGGCTACTCGGGCACAGTGGATCTCCACTACGCAAAACCTGTGGAGTAG
- a CDS encoding aminodeoxychorismate/anthranilate synthase component II produces the protein MSARILVVDNYDSFVFNLVQYLYQLGAECEVLRNDEVSTAHAQDGFDGVLLSPGPGAPEQAGVCVDMVRHCADTGVPVFGVCLGMQSMQVAYGGVVDRAPELLHGKTSLVEHEGRGVFAGLPSPFTATRYHSLAAEPETVPAELEVTARTHDGIIMGLRHRELPVEGVQFHPESVLTEHGHRMLANWLVECGDQGAVARSVGLAPVVGRATA, from the coding sequence GTGAGCGCGCGGATTCTCGTCGTCGACAACTACGACAGCTTCGTCTTCAACCTGGTCCAGTACCTGTACCAGCTCGGCGCCGAGTGCGAGGTGCTGCGCAACGACGAGGTCTCGACCGCGCACGCCCAGGACGGATTCGACGGCGTACTGCTATCACCCGGCCCCGGCGCTCCCGAGCAGGCCGGCGTCTGCGTCGACATGGTCCGCCACTGCGCGGACACGGGTGTCCCCGTCTTCGGCGTCTGCCTCGGCATGCAGTCGATGCAGGTGGCGTACGGCGGTGTCGTGGACCGTGCGCCCGAGCTGCTGCACGGCAAGACGTCGCTGGTGGAGCACGAGGGCAGAGGCGTCTTCGCCGGACTGCCGTCCCCCTTCACCGCGACCCGCTACCACTCGCTGGCCGCCGAGCCGGAGACCGTGCCGGCCGAGCTGGAGGTCACCGCCCGTACCCACGACGGGATCATCATGGGACTGCGCCACCGTGAACTCCCGGTCGAAGGTGTGCAGTTCCATCCCGAGTCGGTGCTGACCGAGCACGGTCACCGGATGCTCGCCAACTGGCTGGTGGAGTGCGGCGACCAGGGTGCCGTGGCGAGGTCGGTGGGGCTCGCCCCGGTGGTGGGCAGGGCCACGGCGTGA
- the crgA gene encoding cell division protein CrgA gives MPKSRIRKKADYTPPPAKQATNIKLTSRGWVAPVMLAMFLIGLAWIVIFYVTDGSLPIDALGNWNIVVGFGFIAAGFGVSTQWK, from the coding sequence GTGCCGAAGTCACGTATCCGCAAGAAGGCCGACTACACGCCGCCCCCGGCGAAGCAGGCGACCAACATCAAGCTGACCAGCCGCGGCTGGGTCGCACCGGTCATGCTGGCCATGTTCCTCATCGGCCTCGCCTGGATCGTCATCTTCTACGTGACGGACGGGTCACTGCCCATCGACGCCCTCGGCAACTGGAACATCGTGGTCGGCTTCGGCTTCATCGCGGCGGGATTCGGCGTCTCCACGCAGTGGAAGTAG
- a CDS encoding DUF5324 family protein, whose amino-acid sequence MTRIDSVRAATGSAKDSVLHAAEVVAPYADTAKDRASYYANEALVRLAPKVSLAAEQARVQYGAHLAPRLEQARTHVPPKVDQAAVRTRQAAVQAAEYTKPRIEQAVAAAQPVREEAAARGVAAIAALRGQVSPKEIQKLVRKHERHAKAGRAAKRLLVLGILAAGAFAAWKWWDKQANPDWLVEPPAATEVPETGRLSSVDGTGLSDLDPEVQAKQAEEETDRDDRR is encoded by the coding sequence GTGACCCGCATTGACAGCGTGCGCGCCGCGACCGGCTCGGCGAAGGACAGCGTGCTGCACGCCGCGGAAGTGGTGGCGCCTTACGCCGACACGGCCAAGGACCGGGCCTCGTACTACGCGAACGAGGCACTCGTACGGCTCGCGCCCAAGGTGTCGCTGGCCGCCGAGCAGGCCCGCGTCCAGTACGGCGCCCATCTCGCGCCGCGCCTGGAGCAGGCCCGTACACATGTGCCGCCCAAGGTCGACCAGGCCGCCGTCCGAACCCGCCAGGCGGCCGTGCAGGCCGCCGAGTACACCAAGCCGAGGATCGAGCAGGCGGTGGCCGCGGCTCAGCCTGTGCGTGAGGAGGCCGCGGCACGCGGTGTGGCGGCGATCGCCGCGCTGCGCGGACAGGTCTCGCCTAAGGAGATCCAGAAACTGGTCCGCAAGCACGAGCGGCACGCGAAGGCCGGCCGCGCCGCCAAGCGTCTGCTCGTTCTGGGGATTCTCGCGGCCGGCGCCTTCGCTGCCTGGAAGTGGTGGGACAAGCAGGCCAACCCCGACTGGCTGGTCGAGCCGCCCGCCGCGACGGAGGTGCCCGAGACGGGCCGTCTTTCCTCGGTCGACGGCACTGGCCTGTCCGACCTGGACCCCGAGGTCCAGGCCAAGCAGGCCGAGGAGGAGACGGACCGCGACGACCGCCGCTGA
- a CDS encoding class E sortase produces the protein MTALRPERESGAAYGGTADDGSSYGQQPYGGPGAFEAAVEQLADPLTDPLPGRRAAGRHAAPPPADVPPAPVPPAAVSEGGRGQEWSGQGQHQYAVDGPEGYTRDWQGMPGGAQAPAPAYGEPLTRPMPLYAEPVGAVPKLDDATVALRASEVSEARRRAEQLAGGATNEGIPASGGRAARRKAARRHGRHGGAQEPQEPQGAQESVESAEKAAEAPRSRMEARRAARAQKPGAAVLVSRLIGEVFITTGVLMLLFVTYQLWWSNVRAHQQAGSAAHHLQEDWASGKRSPGTFEPGQGFAILHIPKLDVVAPIAEGTSKTKVLDRGMVGHYGEGSLKTAMPDAKTGNFGLAGHRNTHGEPFRYINRLKPGDSIVVETQDDYFVYKMTSILPVTSPSNTKVLDPIPQGSGFTAPGRYITLTTCTPEFTSTYRMIVWGKMVEERPRSKGKPDALLG, from the coding sequence GTGACCGCCCTGCGCCCCGAGCGCGAGTCCGGTGCCGCTTACGGCGGCACCGCAGACGACGGGTCCTCGTACGGGCAGCAGCCGTACGGGGGACCCGGTGCGTTCGAGGCCGCGGTCGAGCAGCTCGCGGATCCGCTCACCGATCCGCTGCCGGGCCGACGGGCCGCCGGGCGGCACGCCGCTCCGCCGCCGGCCGACGTCCCGCCCGCTCCCGTACCGCCCGCCGCCGTGTCGGAGGGCGGGCGCGGGCAGGAGTGGTCCGGGCAGGGACAGCACCAGTACGCCGTGGACGGCCCCGAGGGGTATACGCGGGACTGGCAGGGGATGCCGGGGGGTGCGCAGGCTCCCGCTCCCGCCTACGGGGAACCGCTCACCAGACCCATGCCCTTGTACGCCGAACCGGTCGGCGCGGTTCCGAAGCTGGACGACGCGACCGTGGCGCTGCGGGCCTCGGAGGTCTCCGAGGCCCGGCGCAGGGCCGAGCAGTTGGCGGGCGGGGCCACGAACGAGGGGATACCCGCGTCCGGGGGCCGTGCGGCCCGGCGGAAGGCGGCGCGGCGCCACGGGCGCCACGGAGGGGCTCAGGAGCCCCAGGAGCCCCAGGGTGCCCAGGAGTCGGTGGAGTCGGCGGAGAAGGCCGCTGAGGCGCCGCGGAGCCGTATGGAGGCCCGGCGGGCGGCGCGCGCGCAGAAGCCCGGTGCGGCCGTCCTCGTCAGTCGGCTGATCGGCGAGGTGTTCATCACCACCGGCGTCCTGATGCTGCTTTTCGTGACCTACCAGTTGTGGTGGTCGAACGTGCGGGCGCACCAGCAGGCGGGCAGTGCCGCGCACCACCTCCAGGAGGACTGGGCGAGCGGCAAGCGGAGTCCGGGGACGTTCGAGCCGGGACAGGGTTTCGCCATCCTGCACATCCCGAAGCTGGACGTGGTCGCTCCGATCGCCGAGGGCACCAGCAAGACGAAGGTGCTCGACCGCGGGATGGTGGGTCACTACGGGGAGGGATCCCTGAAGACGGCGATGCCGGACGCCAAGACGGGCAACTTCGGGCTCGCGGGGCACCGCAACACGCACGGAGAACCGTTCCGGTACATCAACCGGCTCAAGCCCGGTGACTCCATCGTGGTCGAGACCCAGGACGACTACTTCGTCTACAAGATGACGTCGATCCTGCCGGTGACGTCCCCGTCGAACACGAAGGTGCTGGACCCGATCCCCCAGGGGTCCGGTTTCACGGCGCCGGGCCGCTACATCACACTGACCACCTGCACGCCGGAATTCACCAGCACCTACCGCATGATCGTGTGGGGCAAGATGGTCGAGGAACGCCCGCGCAGCAAGGGCAAGCCGGACGCGCTCCTCGGGTAG
- a CDS encoding DNA-binding protein, with product MDAAQQEATARAQELQRNWYGEPLGALFRRLIEDLGLNQARLAGVLGLSAPMLSQLMSGQRAKIGNPAVVQRVQLLQDLAGQVADGSVSAAEATERMDEIKKSQGGSVLSNTTQSTSSSGAPTVKRVVREIQSLLRSVAAAGDIIDAADTLAPTHPELAEFLRVYGAGRTSDAVAHYQSHQS from the coding sequence ATGGACGCCGCACAGCAGGAAGCAACCGCAAGAGCTCAAGAGCTGCAGCGGAACTGGTACGGAGAGCCGTTGGGGGCGCTCTTCCGTAGGCTCATCGAGGATCTGGGCCTCAACCAGGCGCGTCTTGCCGGGGTGCTGGGACTTTCCGCGCCCATGCTGTCGCAGCTGATGAGCGGTCAGCGTGCCAAGATCGGCAATCCCGCGGTGGTCCAGCGCGTGCAGCTGTTGCAGGACCTGGCGGGGCAGGTCGCGGACGGCAGCGTCAGCGCCGCCGAGGCGACCGAGCGCATGGACGAGATCAAGAAATCGCAAGGGGGCTCGGTGCTCAGCAACACCACGCAGTCGACGAGCAGTTCAGGTGCGCCCACGGTCAAGCGGGTGGTCCGCGAGATCCAGTCGCTGCTGCGCTCCGTGGCAGCCGCGGGAGACATCATCGACGCGGCCGACACCCTCGCCCCGACCCACCCGGAACTGGCAGAGTTCCTCCGGGTGTACGGCGCCGGCCGCACCTCCGACGCGGTCGCGCACTACCAGTCGCACCAGAGCTGA
- a CDS encoding rhomboid family intramembrane serine protease produces MDQAPGNPQGPQDQGHQDAQALPTCYRHPDRETGVRCTRCERPICPECMISASVGFQCPECVRAGSGTGHAPSASQPRTLAGGTVTADPRLLTKVLIGLNLAVFLVQLSVGDRFTDSFDLIGRAYVPLLGSVEGVAEGQWYRMLTAMFLHGSYVHILFNMLSLWWIGGPLEAALGRARYLTLYFVSGLAGSALTYLVAAPNQPSLGASGAIFGLFGATAVLMRRLNYDMRPVIALLVINLIFTFGWSNIAWQAHIGGLVAGVVVGYAMVHAPRDRRALIQYGVSAVVLALVVVATLVRTAQLT; encoded by the coding sequence ATGGACCAGGCGCCAGGCAACCCGCAGGGCCCGCAGGACCAGGGACATCAGGACGCCCAGGCCCTGCCCACCTGCTACCGGCATCCGGATCGTGAAACCGGCGTGCGCTGCACCCGCTGCGAGCGCCCCATCTGCCCCGAGTGCATGATCAGTGCCTCCGTGGGCTTCCAGTGCCCCGAGTGCGTCCGCGCCGGCTCCGGTACGGGCCACGCGCCGTCGGCCTCGCAGCCCCGCACCCTCGCGGGCGGCACCGTCACCGCGGACCCCCGGCTCCTCACCAAGGTCCTGATCGGGCTCAACCTCGCCGTCTTCCTGGTCCAGCTGTCGGTGGGCGACCGCTTCACCGACAGCTTCGACCTCATCGGCCGCGCGTACGTCCCGCTGCTCGGCTCGGTCGAGGGCGTCGCCGAGGGCCAGTGGTACCGCATGCTGACGGCGATGTTCCTGCACGGCAGCTATGTCCACATCCTGTTCAACATGCTCAGCCTGTGGTGGATCGGCGGCCCCCTGGAAGCGGCCCTCGGCCGTGCCCGCTATCTCACCCTCTACTTCGTCTCGGGTCTGGCGGGCAGCGCGCTCACCTACCTCGTCGCCGCGCCGAACCAGCCCTCGCTGGGCGCCTCCGGCGCCATCTTCGGCCTCTTCGGCGCGACCGCCGTCCTGATGCGCCGGCTCAACTACGACATGCGCCCCGTGATCGCCCTGCTGGTGATCAACCTGATCTTCACCTTCGGGTGGAGCAACATCGCCTGGCAGGCCCACATCGGCGGACTCGTCGCCGGTGTCGTAGTCGGCTACGCCATGGTCCACGCCCCGCGCGACCGGCGGGCCCTGATCCAGTACGGGGTGAGCGCGGTGGTCCTGGCCCTGGTGGTCGTCGCGACGCTGGTCAGGACGGCTCAGCTCACCTGA